In the Pelorhabdus rhamnosifermentans genome, TTAAAATTTTTAAATCAAATAAAGCAAAAAGTAGCCTTTGATTAGATAACGCTACTTCTTGCTTTATTTTTATTTCGGGTAATAGTTGATATTTCAACTATTATGTAATATTATAAAAGTAGTTGAAAAATCAACTACTTTTGGAAAGGCAGGGATTTGTGATAAGTAAGCTAAAAAATGAAATTTTACGTGAAGTAGGAATGCTTGGACGCTGTATTCAATCAATAAGCGATATTAAATTTCGAGAAATCCAATTGCAAAGAGGACAGTTTACGTTTGTAACTCGTATATGCGAGAACCCCGGGATTCATTTGGTGGAACTCTCAGATCTGCTAAAAGTAGATAAAGCCACGACAACGAAGGCCATACAAAAACTGATCGAGGAGGGTTATGTCTTAAAAGAGCGGAGTAAACAGGATAAAAGAATGTGGCATCTCTTTCCTTCAGCCAAAGCTCAGCAGCATTATCCTTATATTATTAAAGAAGAAAATTGGAATATTGACAGTTGTTGTAAGGGCCTTAGTTATGAAGAAAAGGTCCTGGTTTATCAGTTACTTAAGCGCATGCGAGAAAATATTGAACAAGATTGGGAATACATCAAAGAAAGTAAAAAAAGAAAAGTAAAATAATAATAGGGAGAGATCAAAATTGACCGAGATTATAAAAGAATATGAACCACAATATAAAAGTGAAATAATCAATTTTATTCTCGAAATTCAGCAACAGGAATTTCATATTCCCATCACTCAAGCCGATCAGCCGGATTTAAATGATATACCGCACTTTTATCAGTCAAAAAGCGGAAATTTTTGGATGGCTATAGATAAAGGGGCTGTTGTAGGCACGATTTCATTATTAGACATTGGAAATAACCAAGGTGTGCTGCGAAAATTATTTGTAAAAGCCGATCATCGTGGGAAGGAACATCACGCAGCCAAGCTGTTATTGCAACAGCTTATGGAATGGGCCAGGGAGCATCGTATTTCTGAAATTTATCTTGGAACTACGGATAAATTTTTAGCTGCCCATCGCTTTTACGAGAAAAATCACTTTACTTCGATAACAAAAGAACGTCTTCCAAAAACTTTTCCTCTGATGAAGGTTGATACTATTTTCTATCAATTCCTCTTTTAGGGACCCGAAAGGAGAAAGCATGTGACAGAAAAAGTATTTTATCTATTGATTGATTTTGTCATGCCTCTTGTATTCGGGTACTATTTTCAAAGAAAACAGTGGTTGAATGAGAAAATTTGCAATGACATTATCGTGGCGAACATTACTATTTTTTGTACGATCCTATCTGTTCTTTCTTTCTGGATCTTGCCGCTAAATTTAGAGTTACTTTGGCTGCCTCTGTTTGGTATTTTGTTGAGCTTTATTCCGGGTCTGACGGCTTATTTGATTACACTGAAGAAAAATCAGCCTTGTTTAGAAAAAGCAAGTTATTTAGCTTCAGCTATGTTGTCAAATATCGGGACATTAGGCGGACTTTGTACATTCTTTTTGTATGGAGAGCCGGGGTTTGCTTATATCCAAATTATTGCTTTGTTTCAAAATTTGGTGTTCTTTTTATTTTGCTTTCCTATGGCTGAGTTCTATCGTCAACTGAGTCAAGAGAAGAGAAGCGTACAAAAAATTACCTTTTCGTCCTTGTTTTTTAATCGTAATCAACTACCTGTAGTCGGATTGATTGTTGGCATGATGCTCTACCTAAACGGGGTGCCACGTCCAGCATTCTTAGGTGACCTTTTTAATTTCTTTATTCATATTTCTGCTTGGATGGCTTTATTTCCAGCTGGATACTCGATTAGGTTTTCGGCCATGAAAACATACTATGGTCGTGTTAGCGATCTTATTCCGATAAAATTCATTCTTACGCCTTTGTTGGGATATTTTGTTGCGCGCCTGCTTTTTAATGACCCCATTGTTCTTGGCACAATTTTAGTATCGGCCAGTGTACCTACTGGTATTAATGCTATCGTATTAGCTCGCCTTTATGATTTAAATCTTCCTGTGGCTGGAGCAGCGTTCTTTTTGACTACGGTGATTTTTTTATTCCTTGTATATCCATTGCTGTTTCTTTGGCTGAATTAGTCGCATACTAATAAATTCCGCGAATATCGTGGGATTTTTTTAGTATTACTGTTGTGTGTGGTTTTATTTTCGTTATAAAAAACTGACAAAGCGCAGAAATGCGAGGTAAAAGCACAAAATAGTCGAAATATGCAGTTAAAACTGATAATTTAGGCATTGACTATGAAAAAACAGTTTGTTAAAATAATAACAAAGATTCAAAATTAGTAATTTTTTTTGGTAAACAATTTTGCTTGCAAACTATTTTATTAACAAACTAGTTTACTCATTGAAGTAAAAGTCTAATAGAAAAAAAATATTAATTTTTTTAAAAATATATTTTGTAAGCAAAATATATTAATAGAAATAATCAACACTTAATAATATTTGTATAATGAAGTAACATTTTAAAAATTAAATTGTTTATCATTGGTCATTGTACTTGATAAAAATGTAGTCCAGTTCTTGCGGTATTTCGGTGTTCGGCAGACAAATACACCGTTCTTACATATTATTGAATTTTGTTAAAATTGAGGTGAGTGTATATGCGATTGTAATTAAATTTTACTGAATATTTTGATAAATGTTTACTTATAAAATTAGCTGTATGGTAGCTGTTATCTGCTGAATTTATTTTTTGATAAAGACTGTCGCACTTTAGATGTTTTCAAGGTATGAACTATACACCGAAATACTTATTTATCATAAGGAGGACTATGCAAATGGAAGTTTTTGGGATTATACTAAGCCTAATTTTACTTGTTACATTTGCTTATCGCGGATTTTCAGTCATTTTATTTGCGCCGATTTTTGCTTTGATAGCGGCAAGCATGTCCAATCTATCCATATTGCCAGGTTATACTGAACTATTTATGGTAAAAGCTGTAACGTATATAAAATCATTCTTTCCAATTTTTATATTAGGAGCAGTATTTGGCAAGGTAATGGAAGATACGGGAATGGCTAAAAGTATTGCTCTTAGGGTTATACAGTGTATAGGAAAAGAAAAGGTAATTTTGGCAGTCAGTCTTGCGTGTATGGTTCTATCATATGGTGGGATAAGCATGTTTGTGTGTGTATTCGCAATTTATCCGTTTGCTTCTGTCATGTTTAAGGAAGCACAAATACCAAAACGTCTCATTCCAGCTTGCATGGTACTCGGTGTATTTACAGCAACAATGGATTGCTTGCCTGGAACTCCTCAAATTCAGAATATTATTCCGACGACTTATTTGGGAACGTCACTTTATTCGGCTCCGATATTGGGAACAATCGGCGGCATACTCTTAGTTTTGATTAGCTATTTATATTTGGAATGGCGACGGAAAACGGCTATGGCCAATGGTGAGGGATATGGGAAACATACTCGCAATGAATCAGTAATTGATGACAGTATTTCTTTGCCACCATGGTATTTGTCAATAATACCTCTGCTATTAGTACTAGTAATGAATTTTTTGTTATCAACTGTATATACATGGGATCCGGCACTCCTGGCGCCGTTTCAAGCAATGAAAATGCCACTAGTTGCATCATCGATAAAAAATGTTATCTCTATTTGGTCATTAATTGTGGGATTAGTGAGTGGCATTGTAATTGCTTCTGTTTTGGGATATAAATATATACCGAAATCCGGTAGCTTGGTAAATGCTCTTAATGCCGGTGCCATCGGTTCATTATTGGCGATTATGAATACGGCATCCGAAGTCGGGTATGGAAATGTGATTGCATCGTTACCTGCTTTCCATACTGTTGCGAATGTATTACTAGGTGTTGGTGCTGATTCACCGTTACTGAATGCCGCGATTATGGTTAATATTCTTGCTGGTGTTACGGGATCGGCCTCAGGCGGTCTCAGCATTGCTTTGGAAATATTTGGACAGCATTGGTTAGAAGCGACAGCTGCCGCAGGTATTCCGCCAGAGGTGTTACACAGAGTCGTTGCCATGGCATCAGGCGGGCTGGATAGTTTGCCACATAATGGTGCAGTAATTACGATATTGGCTGTTTGTGGATTGACACATCGTGAATCTTACAAAGATATTTTTGCTATAACATGTTTTAAGGTAATCACAGCGTTTTTAATGGTTGGTTTGTACCTGCTTACAGGAATTGTGTAAAAGCATGGTTGTGATAAAAATTAGGATGGGGTGATAGGAATGTGCAAGGTCATTAGTGCAAAAGAAGTGGTTAAATTGATTCCCAATGGAGCTACTGTGGCAGTCGGGGCTTTTGTAGGCAGCTCGATTGCAGAGGAAGTGCTTGAGGCAATCGAAACGAGGTTTATTGAAGAAAAAATGCCACGTGATTTAACATTAATGCACTGTGCTGGGATGGGAGATGGTAAAGACCGTGGCGGAAATCGTTTAGCCCATGAAGGATTGCTTAAACGAGTTGTAGCGGGTCATTACAATATGGCACCCAAACTTGGTAAACTGATCGTTGCTAATAAAGTCGAAGCTTATAATTTCCCACAGGGAACGATGGCGCAATGGTTTGGCAGTGTAGCGAGTCGCCAACCAGGTATTATAACTAAGGTAGGCTTGAATACTTTTGTAGACCCGCGATTAGAGGGGGGAAAACTAAATACGGTAACTAAGGAGGATTTAGTTGAAGTCATTCAACTAGACGGGAAAGAATGGCTTAGGTATAAACCGTTTCCTGTTGATGTAGCGATAGTCCGTGGTACCAGTGCTGACGGGAAAGGAAATATTTCAATCGAGCATGAGTCTGTAAAGCTAGAGATATTGACGATGGCATTAGCAGCCAAAGCATCTGGTGGTATTGTGATCGTGCAAGTGGAACGTATTCTTGCAAATGGCAGTTTGAATCCTAAGAACGTAGTTATTCCGGGCATTAATGTAGATTATGTGGTCGTTGCTGAAAATCCGGCAAACCATATGCAAAGTTATGCAGAACAATATAATCCCGCCTATTCTGGTGAGGTGCGTGTATCGCTATCAGAGATTGCGCCAATGGCTTTAGACCAACGCAAAGTAATTGCTCGCCGTGCCGCTATGGAACTGATTCCCCAAGCCAAAGTCAATTTGGGTATTGGCATCCCGGAAGGGGTTGCTCTGGTGGCAAATGAAGAAGGAATTGGAGATACCATGACGCTTACTGTTGAGGCAGGTCCTGTGGGTGGTGTTCCGGCAGGAGGCGTTAGCTTTGGCGCATCGACAAATGCAGAAGCCATTATTGATCAGCCTTATCAATTTGATTTTTATGATGGCGGCGGCTTGGATATGACTTTTCTTGGTTTGGCAGAAACAGATCAACACGGGAATATCAATGTAAGTAAATTTAAAGATCGAATAGCAGGTTGCGGTGGCTTTATCAATATTACGCAAAATACGAAAAAAGTTATCTTCTGTGGAACTTTTACTGCTGGCGGATTAAAAGTGAAAGTGGCTGACGGTCAGTTGACCATTTTGAACGAAGGAAAAATGCGTAAGTTCTTAGAGCAGGTTGGCCAAATTACATTTAGCGGTAAATATGCACAAGAACATCATCAATCAGTGCAGTACATTACAGAACGTGCAGTATTCGAATTAACAGAAAAGGGACTTATGCTAACGGAGATTGCGCCGGGTGTTGATTTGGAAAAAGATGTGGTGGCACATATGGATTTTAAACCGCTTATTTCTCCTAATCTGAAAAGAATGGATGCACGGATATTCAAAGCTGAGGTTATGGGTCTTAATAAAAACATTTAAGATGGCAAAAATTCATATGGAAGGTCGAGATAATATGACTTTTAGTTGTATACCACCATAAAAATGGTTGCGACCAAAATTATTATCAAAAAATTGGAGGAGAAACTTATGGATTTTATTTATAGTGATGAACAGGAAAGCATTCGTAAAATAGTGAGGGCTTTTGCCGAAAAGACATTGTTACCAACCGTTGTTGAAAGAGATGAAAAGGAACAGTTTTCACGGGAATATTTCGATGAAATGGGTAAACTCGGCTTAATGGGAATTCCTTATCCCGAAGAATATGGTGGCGCTGGTAGTGACTTTGTGAG is a window encoding:
- a CDS encoding MarR family winged helix-turn-helix transcriptional regulator — protein: MISKLKNEILREVGMLGRCIQSISDIKFREIQLQRGQFTFVTRICENPGIHLVELSDLLKVDKATTTKAIQKLIEEGYVLKERSKQDKRMWHLFPSAKAQQHYPYIIKEENWNIDSCCKGLSYEEKVLVYQLLKRMRENIEQDWEYIKESKKRKVK
- a CDS encoding GNAT family N-acetyltransferase, producing the protein MTEIIKEYEPQYKSEIINFILEIQQQEFHIPITQADQPDLNDIPHFYQSKSGNFWMAIDKGAVVGTISLLDIGNNQGVLRKLFVKADHRGKEHHAAKLLLQQLMEWAREHRISEIYLGTTDKFLAAHRFYEKNHFTSITKERLPKTFPLMKVDTIFYQFLF
- a CDS encoding AEC family transporter; the protein is MTEKVFYLLIDFVMPLVFGYYFQRKQWLNEKICNDIIVANITIFCTILSVLSFWILPLNLELLWLPLFGILLSFIPGLTAYLITLKKNQPCLEKASYLASAMLSNIGTLGGLCTFFLYGEPGFAYIQIIALFQNLVFFLFCFPMAEFYRQLSQEKRSVQKITFSSLFFNRNQLPVVGLIVGMMLYLNGVPRPAFLGDLFNFFIHISAWMALFPAGYSIRFSAMKTYYGRVSDLIPIKFILTPLLGYFVARLLFNDPIVLGTILVSASVPTGINAIVLARLYDLNLPVAGAAFFLTTVIFLFLVYPLLFLWLN
- a CDS encoding GntP family permease, encoding MEVFGIILSLILLVTFAYRGFSVILFAPIFALIAASMSNLSILPGYTELFMVKAVTYIKSFFPIFILGAVFGKVMEDTGMAKSIALRVIQCIGKEKVILAVSLACMVLSYGGISMFVCVFAIYPFASVMFKEAQIPKRLIPACMVLGVFTATMDCLPGTPQIQNIIPTTYLGTSLYSAPILGTIGGILLVLISYLYLEWRRKTAMANGEGYGKHTRNESVIDDSISLPPWYLSIIPLLLVLVMNFLLSTVYTWDPALLAPFQAMKMPLVASSIKNVISIWSLIVGLVSGIVIASVLGYKYIPKSGSLVNALNAGAIGSLLAIMNTASEVGYGNVIASLPAFHTVANVLLGVGADSPLLNAAIMVNILAGVTGSASGGLSIALEIFGQHWLEATAAAGIPPEVLHRVVAMASGGLDSLPHNGAVITILAVCGLTHRESYKDIFAITCFKVITAFLMVGLYLLTGIV
- a CDS encoding acyl CoA:acetate/3-ketoacid CoA transferase encodes the protein MCKVISAKEVVKLIPNGATVAVGAFVGSSIAEEVLEAIETRFIEEKMPRDLTLMHCAGMGDGKDRGGNRLAHEGLLKRVVAGHYNMAPKLGKLIVANKVEAYNFPQGTMAQWFGSVASRQPGIITKVGLNTFVDPRLEGGKLNTVTKEDLVEVIQLDGKEWLRYKPFPVDVAIVRGTSADGKGNISIEHESVKLEILTMALAAKASGGIVIVQVERILANGSLNPKNVVIPGINVDYVVVAENPANHMQSYAEQYNPAYSGEVRVSLSEIAPMALDQRKVIARRAAMELIPQAKVNLGIGIPEGVALVANEEGIGDTMTLTVEAGPVGGVPAGGVSFGASTNAEAIIDQPYQFDFYDGGGLDMTFLGLAETDQHGNINVSKFKDRIAGCGGFINITQNTKKVIFCGTFTAGGLKVKVADGQLTILNEGKMRKFLEQVGQITFSGKYAQEHHQSVQYITERAVFELTEKGLMLTEIAPGVDLEKDVVAHMDFKPLISPNLKRMDARIFKAEVMGLNKNI